GCCAGATTAACAGATGGCACTGGTGATATTAAATAGAAATGAGTATGCATCCATCTGTATCTATTTGCACTTTGATCTCAAATAATATGTCCACATCAGGAAGTTGCTCATTTATTCCAGAATATTCATCTGAATTGTTTCAGGTGTTATTCACTTAGCCATGCAAATCATGAGTACatgatgagaaaaaaatcaaaaagctGTTCAAATCATTGGcacaaaataaattatacaggaacagtttctgaattttttttctataaaggAAAAACAAGAAACCCAGAAAACGTTGAATACTTCCAACCACCCATCAGGTTTCCTCGCTCAAGTTTAAGGTAGGCCTTGTCTCCTCTCTCCATGGTAACCAGTCCAGCATTGGTTGCTGCCTCACGTGTCACATCCTGGTCCCCTGCAAAGGCTGAGATCACTGGCCAACCATTCAACACCAAGCTTACCTGAGGGGGAGATAAGCAGAGGAATATGTGAACAGGGTGCACTTAGCAGATGAATGTGCCAAGAATGTCATGAATTTCATGACTATGATGAATAATGTCATGACTATgatgaaaaaagaagaggaattaaataaaaagcacatggTGTTGGGACAATCGTTATAGTTGTTAGTGGAGAATTGCTGCAGAGATAATGTGCAAGTATAAATGTAGAATTCTAGATTCCAAGAGGAAAAAGGGTTTCTTAAGTTGCCTCTTGGAAGGATATTGACTCATAGATAGGAAAACACATAGACCCTTGAAATGTCCCCCAGAGGAAACAACTACATTGGAAACAAAATATAGACTTAAAGTAAAAAGTTATTGGatgtataaaattttatttttatttatgtactaCATCTTAATGTGATCTTAAATACATATAATGCAACAGTTTACCTGTATCGTTTGTCTATTGTAAACTTTGACCACGTGGAAGCTGAAGCTGTACACCCCTTTTCTAGGTGCCAGGAAGATGCTCCGTGCAGGGTCAAAATGGCTCCCAATGTTTACCAAAACCTTACAATTAAAACAGAGATTATGCAGTAAGATAATTTAAATAAGCtatccatacatccatacatccatccatccattgacTCTGTTGTTTCTCTTAttatctcaaggtttcttctatTATCTAATCATCTCTTATTTGGGATCTAAATCAATactccatgtctctctctctttgcctaGCTTTTTGGTCCACCTtgtcagtttttattattttgtgtctGGGTTAGTCATCTTTCATCAGAGGTCAGTTTATGGCCAAATGCTGGCTGTCtgtttttggttatttttgcTTGGTGGACATTATTCTTGTGTGTAATGAACATGTAATGTtcacttttcttttgttgttatgctgttaaataatatatgtaatttatatatattatttatatgtgaaacataaatagaatatagactatatgtataaataaaatatagaatatatatgtGGCATTAACTGTACTGACCTGATCAAAGTAAATTGTCATTGTCCGGTTGCTCATCTCTGATGGTTCATGGTTAGTGTTTCGGATAGCAGAAAAAGCAACACGCCCTGTACCAGAGCGAATTGACATTCCCAGTGCATTCCCTCCTGATTCTGCAGCTGGAGTGGAGTCACACACTACTAAACACTTCCCCTCAAGTACAATGGGCTCTGTGTCATTCTGAGATTTCACCACAAGAGGATACCAAAGGAAGAttccacacagagagagaagaacatGACCTAATGCTGGAACATCCATCTCCTTGTTCTGAAATTACGTATTTGactattttgttttctttgattcTTTGGTGATTGCAGGTAACAATGTGAAATTAAGTAATAGTCAAAAATTTGTAAACTTATTAAAGTTTATTGTCTCTGGATGAGCCTCATATCATCAGATATAAGTTAATGTTTCAATTTTCTCCATAACCCATTCACTCTAAGGCAGCCTgccattgttctttttttaaaaatgaagatGTT
The Tachysurus fulvidraco isolate hzauxx_2018 chromosome 7, HZAU_PFXX_2.0, whole genome shotgun sequence DNA segment above includes these coding regions:
- the LOC113635461 gene encoding cerebellin-1-like, whose translation is MDVPALGHVLLSLCGIFLWYPLVVKSQNDTEPIVLEGKCLVVCDSTPAAESGGNALGMSIRSGTGRVAFSAIRNTNHEPSEMSNRTMTIYFDQVLVNIGSHFDPARSIFLAPRKGVYSFSFHVVKVYNRQTIQVSLVLNGWPVISAFAGDQDVTREAATNAGLVTMERGDKAYLKLERGNLMGGWKYSTFSGFLVFPL